The following coding sequences lie in one Bacteroidota bacterium genomic window:
- a CDS encoding addiction module protein, whose amino-acid sequence MQFTINIDTSNNKAQAFIDFIKTLDFIKIGEKDSINSFTLSDEQKNILDERENKHLNNESQSFSWNEVKDSLRNSSK is encoded by the coding sequence ATGCAGTTTACAATTAACATTGATACTTCAAACAATAAAGCTCAAGCATTTATTGATTTTATTAAAACACTTGATTTTATTAAAATTGGAGAAAAAGATTCAATTAATAGTTTTACTTTATCTGATGAACAAAAGAACATACTTGATGAAAGAGAAAACAAGCACCTTAACAATGAAAGTCAATCTTTTTCTTGGAATGAAGTAAAAGACAGTCTAAGAAATTCTTCAAAATGA
- a CDS encoding type II toxin-antitoxin system RelE/ParE family toxin gives MKNFNFTIKEEAKNEIFDAYLFYEEKKINLGKRFLESLENYLSSIQLNPKIFAEKYKEFRQAIVNKFPFVV, from the coding sequence ATGAAAAATTTTAATTTCACAATTAAGGAAGAAGCTAAAAATGAAATCTTTGATGCTTATTTATTTTATGAAGAAAAAAAAATAAACCTTGGTAAAAGGTTTCTGGAATCTTTAGAAAACTATCTTTCTTCCATTCAATTAAATCCAAAAATATTTGCAGAAAAATACAAAGAATTTCGACAAGCAATAGTTAATAAATTCCCATTTGTTGTTAT